The Coregonus clupeaformis isolate EN_2021a chromosome 20, ASM2061545v1, whole genome shotgun sequence genome contains a region encoding:
- the LOC121532547 gene encoding protocadherin Fat 4: MGTIRFMWMLLLSGSLCVHVVRGIPIGTSSVDCAKGSAVTLGPVDEEYMGEVEVLNEIPVGNTLRLVAYAFPDHINFLELVYTPGSTNATVRTKMALDADLLPQTGGQLWYSVMCVNGELENKRKLILTDVNDNAPIFEQKVYMETISEIQAVNTEVIRVKAVDADISINNNRITYRILAPAPADFEVRNDGAVMLKRPLNYNIAQNYNFKVEARDNGDRFDTATVLLEITDFDNLNPYFNHSLYQATIQEDQTGPFLTIEPEAIKAQDGDTGINVAIVYSISSVSPSKFLSNFNIDANSGVISVVTGLDREEIPTVTVNIKASQQDDSLKTADALVSVTIEDVNDNAPEFDKASYSVALLENSLKDTVVFRVTVTDLDKGGFVGTLRILPETEPFSIRLDGTVIVKSSADLDRETVGNFLFQIEARENDPPNHIVLADVNVTLLDENDNSPQFKSSRYEGKVFKNQTVGMLVTQVEAADLDSGVNGQVKYSIEFGNLEGYFSVDENTGEIKLEKNIPLEENKVLQFSLYVTARDGGIISRSSAVLVEIQAPGDSKPQFLLNTYHGSIEEERVPGVVIVKVTFLAVTPVVPVTLQVLTDVDKFAIDSKGVFTSKVKLDYETQSNYSVQIAISDGTSSDEATVVVEVIDINDNSPVFGASSVTHPVPEDTEVGANLTAMTATDADDGFNRELRYALRGGEGKFAIDPKMGMVSLAGALDRETKAEFSLEVVAQDQGRPALSATATLLIQVSDINDNIPSFSKTEYEVEVLETESVGTTLVTLAAVDLDEGTNGAVTYSIFQQDPPSTVAFFQLDSSTGVLRLAQALDYGAVKVYNLMVQAADGGTPSLVGNGSVVVRVKDVNNNPPQFSAERYDVAVSENLASGAAIVTLEVTDEDEGGFSNGHFIFTSDTFNINKQGVVSLKNDVTLDRETKDNYVLQVVAVDKDGLNATAQLNITVLDYNDNIPQFPTLPDPIPVPEGEYSDKSPGEVYHILATDSDLSSNGEVTISISSSTTLFRFREDGMLLVVGPLDRETNDIYELVIVATDKGTPQRQNMTSIRVSVTDVNDNTPVFSADTYTKSILVKDAKVGDVLLTLFATDKDMGLNALITYSLSSGTSPRLALNGSTGEVTVASDLSDVTEDTLLELTAMAKDSGLPPLNSTANVQVLLMTVSLGVDVAFESSSYNFSVPENELKGILVGTVKATPGSPVFVVKYVLTTHTDLFSIDALGALTTREKLDKETEEWYILEVEAVDSRTPPTSAVAMVRVQVEDVNEAPEFKEETYKAKIFSIAPYKYPVVQVQATDPDSGDSGRLEYSLTEPSSSFDVDHSTGQVYVVSAVGLEGKTTALLVKATDPKGLHATTMVAVDVQGSASSDFVVISLNQATNVVEKKVPEMEESLGRVLGWTMKVVGISSTSRGAVASRETGSAAKTFVSFIAADGGEVIPAEDVKNKLQSEASTVKAELEKVFGAGLEHVVEEESADPASDQVIVIVLGVLFGLSLLGLVAMVTFTVIKFRRMKGPIEDSYRESFDIDRQNEAYTNNEMMASATGSEQGRRSWRKSKTSLEAEPECDRQDKEDSDSDNSHISSL, from the exons ATGGGGACTATACGTTTTATGTGGATGTTACTCCTCTCAGGCTCTCTATGTGTTCATGTTGTCAGGGGCATCCCCATCG GTACCTCATCAGTGGACTGTGCTAAAGGGTCAGCCGTGACACTGGGACCTGTGGATGAGGAATATATGG GTGAAGTGGAAGTCCTCAATGAGATCCCTGTGGGTAATACCTTGAGGCTTGTGGCGTATGCCTTTCCAGACCACATCAACTTTCTCGAGTTAGTCTACACCCCTGGGAGTACAAATGCAACAGTCCGTACCAAGATGGCACTGGATGCAGATCTGTTACCACAG ACTGGCGGGCAACTTTGGTATTCTGTTATGTGTGTGAATGGCGAG CTAGAAAATAAACGAAAACTTATCCTCACCGACGTAAATGACAACGCTCCAATATTTGAGCAAAAGGTGTACATGGAAACGATATCTGAG ATTCAGGCAGTGAATACTGAGGTGATCAGAGTGAAAGCTGTGGATGCCGACATCAGCATAAACAACAACAGAATTACATACCGCATATTG GCCCCAGCACCCGCTGACTTTGAGGTCCGCAACGATGGGGCTGTAATGCTGAAGAGACCTCTGAACTACAACATCGCCCAAAACTACAACTTTAAAGTTGAGGCTCGG GATAATGGTGATCGCTTCGACACAGCAACCGTTCTTCTTGAGATTACGGACTTTGATAATCTGAATCCCTATTTCAATCACAGCCTTTACCAGGCTACCATACAGGAAGACCAA ACGGGGCCTTTCCTCACCATCGAGCCAGAGGCCATAAAAGCACAAGATGGAGACACTGGCATCAATGTGGCTATAGTCTACAGCATCAGTTCAG TATCGCCAAGCAAGTTTCTGAGTAACTTCAACATCGACGCAAACAGTGGAGTCATCTCCGTGGTGACTGGGCTGGACAGAGAGGAGATACCCACAGTCACTGTCAATATCAAG GCATCTCAGCAGGATGACAGCCTAAAGACTGCTGATGCTTTGGTGTCTGTTACAATCGAGGACGTCAATGACAACGCTCCAGAGTTTGACAAAGCCAGCTACTCTGTCGCACTATTGGAGAACTCTCTAAAAGACAcagttgttttcagagtcacagTCACTGACCTGGACAAG GGTGGATTTGTGGGAACGTTGCGGATCCTTCCGGAGACTGAGCCTTTCTCCATACGTTTGGATGGAACTGTCATAGTGAAGAGTTCAGCTGACCTGGACAGGGAGACTGTTGGAAACTTCCTCTTTCAG ATTGAAGCACGGGAAAACGACCCACCTAACCACATTGTGTTGGCGGATGTGAACGTCACCCTCCTGGATGAGAATGACAACAGTCCTCAATTTAAGAGCTCCAGGTACGAGGGCAAAGTCTTCAAGAACCAAACGGTGGGGATGTTGGTTACCCAG GTTGAAGCAGCAGACCTGGATTCTGGTGTTAATGGACAGGTCAAGTACTCAATAGAGTTTGGGAACCTGGAAGGATATTTCTCCGTCGATGAAAACACAGGCGAGATAAAGCTGGAAAAAAACATTCCTCTGGAGGAGAACAAGGTCCTTCAGTTCTCTCTCTATGTGACAGCAAGAGATG GGGGCATTATATCTCGTTCCTCCGCGGTGCTGGTGGAGATCCAGGCACCTGGAGATTCCAAACCCCAGTTCCTCTTGAACACCTACCATGGGAGCATAGAGGAAGAGAGGGTTCCAGGGGTGGTGATTGTCAAG GTGACTTTCCTAGCAGTAACTCCAGTAGTTCCCGTGACGCTTCAGGTCCTGACAGACGTCGACAAGTTCGCCATTGACTCCAAAGGCGTTTTCACCTCTAAGGTCAAACTAGACTATGAGACCCAAAGCAACTACTCAGTCCAGATCGCAATCTCAGATGGCACTAGCAGCGATGAGGCAACTGTCGTGGTGGAAGTGATTGACATCAATGACAACAGCCCCGTGTTTGGCGCCAGCTCTGTGACACACCCGGTCCCAGAGGATACGGAGGTAGGGGCCAACCTCACTGCCATGACCGCCACGGACGCGGACGACGGCTTCAACAGGGAGCTCCGCTATGCCCTCCGGGGAGGCGAGGGGAAATTCGCTATCGACCCCAAAATGGGGATGGTGTCCCTGGCTGGGGCGCTGGACAGAGAAACCAAAGCAGAGTTCAGCCTGGAGGTGGTGGCTCAGGACCAAGGTCGTCcagctctctctgctaccgctaCCCTGCTCATTCAAGTATCTGACATCAACGACAACATTCCAAGTTTCTCCAAGACGGAATATGAGGTTGAGGTCTTAGAAACAGAGTCTGTAGGAACGACACTGGTCACCCTGGCAGCGGTGGACCTTGACGAAGGCACAAACGGTGCAGTGACCTATAGTATATTTCAGCAAGACCCTCCCTCGACCGTGGCGTTCTTCCAGTTGGACTCTTCCACTGGGGTACTGCGGCTGGCTCAGGCCTTGGACTATGGAGCAGTGAAGGTGTACAACCTAATGGTACAGGCTGCAGATGGGGGGACACCATCCCTCGTTGGGAATGGATCAGTGGTGGTGAGGGTGAAAGATGTGAACAACAACCCGCCCCAGTTCAGCGCAGAGCGCTACGATGTCGCCGTCTCTGAGAACCTGGCCAGCGGAGCGGCTATCGTGACCCTGGAGGTCACCGACGAGGATGAG GGTGGATTCTCGAATGGTCACTTCATATTTACCAGTGATACCTTCAACATAAACAAACAAGGTGTTGTGTCCCTGAAGAATGATGTCACCTTGGACAGAGAGACGAAGGATAACTATGTTTTACAG GTGGTGGCGGTGGACAAAGATGGCCTGAACGCCACAGCCCAGCTCAACATCACCGTTCTAGACTACAATGACAACATCCCCCAGTTCCCTACTCTTCCAGACCCCATCCCTGTCCCTGAGGGGGAGTACTCTGACAAGTCTCCAGGAGAGGTGTACCATATCCTGGCCACTGACTCAGATCTCAGCTCCAACGGAGAAGTCACCATCTCTATCTCCTCATCCACCACGCTCTTTCGCTTCAGGGAG GATGGGATGCTACTGGTTGTGGGTCCTCTGGATCGGGAGACCAACGACATCTATGAGCTGGTCATTGTGGCCACTGACAAGGGGACACCACAGAGACAG AACATGACCAGCATCAGAGTGAGTGTGACAGATGTGAATGACAACACGCCAGTGTTCAGTGCCGATACGTACACTAAGAGCATCCTGGTGAAGGACGCCAAGGTGGGGGACGTGCTGTTGACCCTCTTTGCCACAGACAAGGACATGGGCCTGAACGCACTGATCACCTACAG TTTATCCTCAGGCACCTCCCCTCGCTTGGCCCTGAATGGTAGCACAGGAGAGGTGACTGTGGCCTCTGACCTTTCTGATGtcacagaggacacactgcttgAACTCACTGCAATGGCAAAGGACAGCGGACTGCCTCCTCTGAACTCCACAG CCAATGTCCAGGTCCTCCTGATGACTGTCAGCCTTGGAGTGGACGTGGCCTTTGAGAGCTCCTCCTACAACTTCAGCGTTCCGGAGAATGAACTAAAAGGGATACTCGTGGGGACAGTGAAGGCAACCCCAGGGAGCCCCGTGTTTGTGGTCAAATACGTCCTGACCACGCACACAGACCTGTTCTCCATCGATGCCCTGGGAGCCCTCACCACCAGAGAGAAGCTGGACAAGGAGACTGAGGAGTGGTACATCCTGGAGGTGGAGGCAGTGGACTCCAGGACTCCCCCTACTTCTGCCGTCGCAATG GTCAGGGTGCAGGTGGAAGATGTGAACGAGGCCCCAGAGTTCAAGGAAGAGACTTATAAAGCCAAGATCTTCAGCATTGCCCCATACAAATACCCTGTGGTCCAAGTTCAG gcCACAGACCCAGATAGTGGTGACAGCGGGCGTCTGGAGTACAGTCTGACGGAGCCCAGCTCGTCCTTTGACGTGGACCATTCCACGGGCCAGGTGTATGTGGTGTCAGCGGTGGGATTAGAAGGAAAGACAACCGCCCTCCTGGTGAAGGCCACAGATCCTAAAGGACTCCATGCTACAACCATGGTGGCG GTGGACGTGCAGGGAAGTGCCAGTAGTGATTTCGTAGTCATCTCCCTCAATCAGGCCACCAATGTTGTGGAGAAGAAGGTCCCTGAGATGGAAGA GTCTTTAGGGCGAGTTCTGGGCTGGACCATGAAGGTGGTAGGGATTTCCAGCACTAGCAGAGGCGCTGTTGCGTCCCGGGAAACTGGGAGCGCCGCCAAGACGTTCGTTAGCTTCATTGCCGCGGACGGCGGGGAAGTCATCCCTGCCGAAGACGTCAAAAA CAAGCTGCAGAGTGAGGCGAGCACGGTGAAGGCGGAGCTAGAGAAGGTGTTTGGGGCGGGGCTGGAGcatgtggtggaggaggagtcAGCCGACCCCGCCTCTGACCAGGTCATAGTCATCGTCCTGGGCGTCCTGTTCGGCCTGAGCCTGCTGGGATTGGTGGCGATGGTGACATTCACCGTTATCAA GTTCAGAAGGATGAAAGGACCCATAGAAGACTCCTATAGGGAAAGCTTTGACATTGATAGGCAAAATGAAGCTTACAC AAATAACGAGATGATGGCATCCGCCACAGGCTCAGAACAG GGGCGAAGGTCATGGAGAAAGAGTAAGACTTCACTGGAggcagagccagagtgtgacagacaAGATAAAGAAGATAGTGACAGCGACAACAGCCACATCTCCTCTCTTTAA